In Vibrio sp. 10N, the following proteins share a genomic window:
- the fldA gene encoding flavodoxin FldA, translated as MASVGLFFGSDTGNTEAIAKMIQKQLGKQLVHVQDIAKSSKEDIDNFDLLLLGIPTWYYGEAQADWDDFFPELEGIDFSTKLVAIFGCGDQEDYAEYFCDAMGTVRDIVEAKGGTIIGYTPTEGYEFEASKALVEGDESQFVGLCIDEDRQPELTDERVSSWTKQLYEEMCLAELED; from the coding sequence ATGGCAAGTGTAGGTCTATTCTTTGGTAGCGATACTGGCAACACAGAAGCTATTGCAAAGATGATCCAAAAACAATTGGGTAAACAGCTCGTTCACGTTCAAGACATTGCTAAAAGCAGCAAAGAAGACATCGACAACTTCGATCTGCTTCTACTTGGCATCCCAACTTGGTACTACGGCGAAGCACAAGCTGACTGGGATGACTTTTTCCCAGAACTTGAAGGCATCGACTTCTCAACAAAGCTAGTGGCTATCTTTGGCTGCGGCGACCAAGAAGATTACGCAGAGTACTTCTGTGACGCGATGGGCACAGTACGTGACATCGTTGAAGCAAAAGGCGGCACGATCATCGGTTACACACCAACCGAAGGTTACGAGTTTGAAGCATCTAAAGCGCTAGTTGAAGGTGATGAGTCTCAATTTGTTGGTCTATGTATCGATGAAGATCGCCAGCCAGAGCTTACTGATGAGCGTGTATCAAGCTGGACCAAACAGCTTTATGAAGAGATGTGCCTAGCTGAGCTAGAAGACTGA
- the nagE gene encoding N-acetylglucosamine-specific PTS transporter subunit IIBC produces MNILGYAQKLGKALMLPIATLPIAALLLRLGQGDLLDIPFMAQAGGAIFGQLPLLFGLGIAIGLSKDGNGAAGLAGAVAYFVLTATATTINADVNMSFFGGIFAGIIAGHSYNAFHATRLPEWLAFFSGKRLVPIMAGLFALVAGAVSGVVWPSIQGGLDALAHAVSTSGAVGQFVYGTLNRALIPVGLHHVLNSYFWFGMGTCQEVLVTGAQAAGQALPALQQLCVDPALAKTLVAGQSHTFEFANSVTPEITATVKEVTETVKSGDLHRYFGGDKGAGVFMNGFFPVMMFGLPGAALAMYLAAPAEKRGQVGGALFSVAFCSFLTGITEPLEFMFVFLAPALYAMHAVFTGLALVVANMFGTLHGFGFSAGLIDFILNWGLATKPFVLLLIGLGFGALYFFTFSFAIRAFNLKSPGREDDDEAVEVASGEGKNGDLARQYLKALGGHDNLTSIDACITRLRLTLKDRSVADEKVLKKLGAKGVVKLGENNLQVILGPLAEIIAGEMKSIGAGEDLSEVKLP; encoded by the coding sequence GTGAATATTCTAGGATATGCGCAGAAGCTAGGTAAGGCATTGATGCTACCTATCGCAACGCTACCAATTGCGGCGCTTCTACTACGTTTGGGTCAAGGCGACCTTTTAGACATTCCATTTATGGCACAAGCTGGTGGTGCGATCTTCGGCCAGTTGCCACTTCTTTTCGGTCTAGGTATTGCTATTGGTCTTTCTAAAGATGGTAACGGTGCAGCAGGTCTTGCTGGTGCGGTTGCTTACTTTGTACTAACAGCTACAGCAACGACTATCAACGCAGACGTAAACATGTCGTTCTTCGGCGGTATCTTCGCAGGTATCATCGCAGGTCACTCTTACAATGCGTTCCACGCGACTCGTCTACCTGAGTGGCTAGCATTCTTCTCTGGTAAGCGTCTTGTGCCTATTATGGCAGGTCTGTTTGCTCTAGTAGCAGGTGCGGTATCTGGCGTGGTTTGGCCTTCAATCCAAGGCGGCCTAGATGCACTAGCACACGCAGTATCTACATCTGGCGCTGTTGGCCAATTCGTATACGGTACTCTTAACCGTGCACTTATCCCTGTAGGTCTACACCACGTACTAAACTCGTACTTCTGGTTCGGTATGGGTACATGTCAAGAAGTTCTAGTTACTGGCGCTCAAGCTGCTGGTCAAGCACTTCCTGCACTACAACAGCTTTGTGTTGACCCAGCTCTTGCTAAGACTCTAGTTGCTGGTCAGTCTCACACATTCGAATTTGCTAACTCAGTAACGCCTGAAATCACAGCAACTGTTAAAGAAGTGACTGAAACAGTTAAGTCTGGTGACCTACACCGTTACTTCGGTGGCGACAAAGGCGCTGGCGTATTCATGAACGGCTTCTTCCCTGTAATGATGTTCGGTCTACCAGGTGCTGCACTAGCAATGTACCTAGCAGCTCCAGCTGAAAAACGCGGTCAAGTTGGTGGCGCACTATTCTCAGTAGCATTCTGTTCTTTCCTAACAGGTATCACTGAGCCACTAGAGTTCATGTTCGTATTCCTAGCTCCAGCTCTATACGCAATGCACGCAGTATTTACTGGTCTTGCTCTGGTGGTTGCTAACATGTTCGGTACGCTACACGGCTTCGGCTTCTCAGCAGGTCTAATCGACTTTATCCTGAACTGGGGTCTAGCAACTAAGCCATTCGTACTACTACTAATCGGTCTTGGCTTCGGTGCTCTATACTTCTTCACTTTCAGCTTCGCAATCCGCGCATTCAACCTGAAGTCGCCTGGTCGTGAAGACGATGACGAAGCAGTAGAAGTTGCATCTGGTGAAGGCAAAAACGGTGACCTAGCTCGCCAATACCTAAAAGCGCTAGGTGGTCACGATAACCTAACGTCTATCGATGCTTGTATCACTCGTCTACGTCTAACGCTTAAAGACCGCTCTGTTGCTGATGAGAAGGTTCTTAAGAAGCTAGGTGCTAAAGGTGTGGTTAAACTAGGTGAAAACAACCTACAAGTTATCCTTGGCCCTCTAGCAGAAATCATCGCTGGCGAAATGAAGTCTATCGGCGCTGGTGAAGACCTATCAGAAGTGAAACTGCCATAA
- the fcrX gene encoding ferric iron uptake transcriptional regulator FcrX, with product MSDNNKALKDAGLKVTLPRLKILEVLQKPEYQHISAEDLYKKLIDLGEEIGLATVYRVLNQFDDAGIVTRHHFEGGKSVFELSTQHHHDHLVCLDCGEVIEFSDDLIETRQKEIASKYNIELTNHSLYLYGKCIGGACKTDPKAHKPK from the coding sequence ATGTCAGACAATAACAAGGCACTTAAGGACGCGGGACTGAAGGTCACGTTGCCTCGACTAAAAATTTTAGAAGTACTGCAGAAGCCAGAGTACCAACACATTAGCGCAGAAGACTTGTATAAAAAGCTTATCGACCTTGGCGAAGAGATCGGTCTAGCAACAGTTTATCGCGTACTTAACCAATTTGATGATGCTGGTATTGTTACTCGCCACCACTTTGAGGGCGGTAAATCAGTGTTTGAACTATCAACTCAACACCACCATGATCACCTAGTGTGTCTAGACTGTGGGGAAGTGATTGAGTTCTCTGATGACCTTATCGAGACTCGTCAGAAAGAAATCGCATCGAAATACAACATTGAGCTGACTAACCACAGCTTGTACCTTTACGGTAAATGTATCGGTGGCGCATGTAAGACCGACCCTAAGGCACACAAGCCTAAGTAA
- a CDS encoding DUF2788 domain-containing protein → MLYDYIDKLESIGLDLLFASIFFLIGMAIKDVLKQGNVPAFGRRIVWLVLFLGCAGFVAKGIIQLSWEGTGLG, encoded by the coding sequence ATGCTTTACGACTATATAGATAAACTCGAGTCCATTGGTTTGGATCTGTTGTTTGCGTCGATTTTTTTTCTGATCGGCATGGCAATCAAAGATGTATTAAAACAAGGCAATGTCCCCGCGTTTGGTCGACGTATTGTGTGGCTTGTGCTGTTCTTAGGCTGTGCAGGTTTTGTCGCAAAAGGCATTATTCAGCTTAGCTGGGAAGGTACAGGGCTAGGTTAA
- a CDS encoding cation:proton antiporter family protein, producing the protein MELILITVAFIAGFLALKCQLPPLVGFLLAGFLLHDFGFESTPTITTLADLGVTLLLFTIGLKLDIKTLLSKEIWAGATVHNLLSTLLFALLLLGLKFLGVTSLANLDIDQLILLGFALSFSSTVFAVKTLQEKGEMNATYGTLAIGILVMQDIFAVIFLTASTGKFPEWYAIALFALPLLRPIMFKFLDKAGHGEMLVLSGIFFALVMGAGLFELVGMKPDLGALILGMLLASHRKASELSKSLFNLKELFLVCFFLNIGLADEPTMQGFILGALLVLLLPLKGVLYFVVINAFKFRVRTCLLTTLTLFNFSEFGLIVGGLAFKLGWISGDILVALAIAVSLSFIIAAPLNRVGHAIYLRSAKWLKEQAAENINTRDQFINPGEAQVLILGMGRIGSGAYDELFERYGKVCLGVEVREDAAIQHQQEGRNVIAGDATDPDFWERILDTAHVKLVLLAMPNHQGNQTALELLQKKQFKGQVAAIAAYPDQLAELEQMGVNAAFNIYSEAGSGFARHVCDQLQPNLK; encoded by the coding sequence ATGGAATTAATTCTTATCACTGTCGCCTTCATTGCAGGCTTTCTCGCACTCAAATGCCAACTCCCCCCTCTAGTGGGCTTTTTGCTCGCAGGCTTCCTTTTGCATGACTTTGGCTTTGAGTCGACACCAACCATTACTACTCTTGCTGATCTTGGTGTGACCTTATTGCTGTTCACTATCGGCCTGAAACTCGATATCAAGACCCTGTTATCCAAAGAAATTTGGGCAGGTGCCACCGTTCATAACCTGCTTTCAACCTTGCTATTTGCTCTCTTGCTACTGGGATTGAAATTCCTCGGTGTGACCAGTCTCGCGAACCTCGACATTGATCAGCTCATTCTTCTTGGCTTTGCTCTTTCTTTCTCAAGTACCGTATTTGCCGTCAAAACCTTGCAAGAAAAAGGCGAAATGAACGCGACCTATGGCACCCTTGCTATCGGTATCTTGGTTATGCAGGATATTTTCGCGGTCATTTTCCTCACAGCATCCACTGGTAAATTCCCTGAGTGGTACGCCATTGCGCTATTTGCCCTGCCACTGCTTCGCCCAATTATGTTCAAGTTCCTCGATAAGGCTGGCCACGGCGAGATGCTGGTGTTAAGCGGCATTTTCTTTGCGCTGGTGATGGGAGCTGGACTGTTTGAATTGGTGGGGATGAAGCCTGATCTCGGTGCGCTTATCCTTGGTATGCTGCTCGCGTCGCACCGCAAAGCGTCTGAGTTGTCAAAATCCCTATTCAACCTGAAAGAGCTATTCCTAGTTTGCTTCTTCCTTAATATCGGTCTGGCCGACGAGCCAACCATGCAAGGCTTTATTCTGGGTGCACTGTTAGTGTTACTGCTGCCGCTCAAGGGCGTGCTCTATTTTGTGGTCATCAACGCCTTTAAGTTCCGAGTTCGCACCTGTCTACTCACCACTCTAACGTTATTCAACTTTAGTGAGTTTGGCCTCATCGTTGGCGGTCTCGCCTTCAAACTGGGCTGGATTTCCGGCGATATCTTAGTAGCGCTGGCCATTGCTGTGTCGCTGTCCTTTATCATTGCGGCACCGCTCAACCGTGTTGGTCACGCCATTTACTTGCGCTCTGCAAAATGGCTTAAAGAGCAAGCTGCAGAGAATATCAACACCCGCGACCAGTTTATCAACCCTGGCGAAGCCCAAGTCCTGATCTTAGGCATGGGGCGTATTGGTAGTGGCGCTTACGACGAGCTCTTTGAGCGTTACGGCAAAGTATGTTTGGGCGTAGAGGTACGTGAAGACGCTGCGATCCAGCACCAGCAAGAAGGGCGCAACGTCATTGCTGGCGATGCGACAGACCCGGATTTTTGGGAACGCATACTTGATACTGCACACGTAAAGTTGGTGTTGCTTGCCATGCCAAACCACCAAGGTAACCAAACGGCTCTAGAGCTGCTGCAGAAAAAACAATTTAAAGGCCAAGTCGCCGCGATTGCAGCCTATCCAGACCAACTGGCCGAGTTGGAACAAATGGGCGTCAACGCAGCGTTTAACATTTACAGTGAGGCAGGTAGCGGTTTTGCGCGTCACGTCTGTGATCAACTGCAACCCAATCTAAAATAA
- the nagC gene encoding DNA-binding transcriptional regulator NagC: MNGGQIGNVDLVKQLNSAAVYRLIDQQGPISRIQVADVSQLAPASVTKITRQLLERGLIKEVAQQASTGGRRAISLTTAVEPFHSVAVRLGRDYISFSLYDLGGKELAFSHKELYYTNQNELSEGLVVELREFLKEHSPKIEQLIAIGVTLPGLVNPTTGVVEYMPNTDIDKLELADLVKQQFKVECFVGNDVRGLALAEHYFGASRDCQDSILVSVHRGTGAGIIVNGQVFLGHNRNVGEIGHIQIDPLGEQCQCGNFGCLETVASNPAIVKRVRTLIDQGYESTLALKEHITIEDVCSHALNGDELAKQSLVRVGNQLGKAIAITINLFNPQKVIIAGDITMAKEIVFPAIRRNVENQSLTTFHNELPIVASEIDKQPTMGAFAMIKRAMLNGVLLQKLLED, encoded by the coding sequence ATGAATGGCGGACAAATAGGTAACGTAGATTTAGTAAAACAACTCAATAGCGCAGCGGTTTACCGTTTGATAGACCAGCAAGGGCCTATTTCGCGCATTCAAGTTGCAGATGTCAGCCAACTGGCACCTGCAAGCGTTACCAAAATTACCCGCCAACTGCTCGAACGCGGCCTCATTAAAGAGGTCGCTCAGCAAGCGTCAACCGGTGGCCGCCGCGCCATCTCACTCACCACCGCTGTAGAGCCTTTCCACTCAGTCGCCGTTCGTTTAGGTCGTGATTACATCTCGTTTTCTTTGTATGACTTGGGCGGAAAAGAACTCGCGTTTTCTCACAAAGAGCTCTACTACACCAATCAAAACGAACTGAGTGAAGGTTTGGTGGTTGAGCTACGTGAGTTCCTAAAAGAGCACAGTCCGAAAATCGAACAGTTAATTGCTATTGGTGTCACCCTTCCTGGCCTGGTAAACCCAACGACAGGTGTGGTTGAGTATATGCCGAACACTGACATCGATAAGCTAGAGCTTGCCGATCTGGTTAAGCAACAATTCAAAGTTGAATGTTTTGTTGGTAACGACGTTCGCGGCCTTGCACTCGCGGAGCACTATTTTGGTGCCAGCCGTGATTGCCAAGACTCTATTCTTGTTAGTGTGCACCGTGGTACCGGTGCGGGCATTATCGTTAACGGTCAAGTCTTCTTGGGTCACAACCGCAATGTGGGTGAAATTGGTCACATTCAAATTGATCCACTTGGCGAGCAGTGTCAATGTGGCAACTTTGGCTGTCTTGAGACCGTGGCTTCTAACCCAGCTATCGTCAAACGTGTACGCACCCTTATTGATCAAGGCTACGAGTCTACACTGGCTCTAAAAGAACACATCACGATTGAAGACGTCTGTTCTCACGCGCTTAATGGTGACGAACTGGCCAAGCAAAGTTTGGTTCGTGTCGGTAACCAATTAGGTAAGGCGATTGCGATTACCATCAACTTATTTAACCCGCAAAAAGTCATCATCGCTGGTGACATCACTATGGCGAAAGAGATCGTGTTCCCAGCTATCCGCCGTAATGTCGAGAACCAATCCCTGACGACCTTCCACAACGAGTTACCGATTGTCGCGTCAGAGATTGATAAACAGCCAACAATGGGTGCATTTGCGATGATCAAACGCGCCATGCTTAACGGCGTTTTGTTACAAAAACTCCTCGAAGATTGA
- a CDS encoding DUF4442 domain-containing protein: protein MDKRLAKIYKPKYVKFALNIWPPFWGAGIRIEEISDDFRSVKVRLKLRWWNKNANRSQFGGSIFAMTDPIYSLMLMGILREQYYVWDKEASIDFIKPGFSDLRAEFVISQEMLDDILKSTQTGEKCFPEFVSHIQNDKGEIVSTIQRKLYIRKKAQFRDVETESVNA from the coding sequence ATGGATAAACGACTCGCCAAAATTTACAAACCTAAGTACGTGAAGTTCGCGCTGAACATCTGGCCGCCATTTTGGGGAGCGGGCATCCGTATCGAAGAGATCAGTGACGATTTTCGCAGTGTTAAAGTGCGTTTGAAATTGCGTTGGTGGAACAAAAACGCCAATCGCTCTCAGTTCGGTGGCAGTATATTTGCGATGACGGATCCTATTTACTCTTTGATGTTAATGGGAATTTTGCGTGAGCAGTATTACGTTTGGGATAAGGAAGCCAGCATTGATTTTATTAAGCCGGGCTTTTCTGATCTGCGAGCAGAGTTTGTTATCAGCCAAGAAATGCTCGATGACATTTTGAAGAGCACACAGACTGGTGAGAAGTGTTTCCCTGAGTTTGTCAGTCATATTCAAAACGACAAAGGCGAGATAGTGTCGACGATCCAACGTAAGCTCTACATTCGTAAAAAGGCGCAGTTTCGTGATGTTGAGACTGAGTCGGTGAATGCTTAA
- the nagA gene encoding N-acetylglucosamine-6-phosphate deacetylase, translated as MYALTNGKVFTGTDVLTNHAVIIDGDTIQSIVHESELFASIERIDLNGANLSPGFIDLQLNGCGGVMFNDEITAETIHIMHRANLKSGCTSFLPTLITSSDENMRQALSAARDYHNQYQNHSLGLHLEGPYLNVAKKGIHSPDFIRQSDEAMIDLICEHRDLVAKVTLAPEQNAPEHIEKLRDAGIVVSIGHTNATYEEARKGFDSGITFATHLFNAMTPMTGREPGVVGAIYDSSDVYAGIIADGFHVDYANIRIAHKVKGEKLVLVTDATAPAGADMEYFIFVGKKVYYKDGKCVDENGTLGGSALTMIEAVQNTVEHAGIALDEALRMATLYPAKAMGVDNKLGRIRKGMVANLTVFDQDFNVQSTVVNGQYEQN; from the coding sequence ATGTATGCATTAACGAACGGTAAGGTCTTCACAGGTACTGATGTTCTAACCAATCATGCGGTGATCATTGATGGCGACACCATCCAATCTATCGTCCACGAATCAGAGCTGTTTGCTTCTATCGAGCGTATCGACCTTAACGGTGCGAACCTAAGCCCAGGTTTCATTGACCTACAGCTCAATGGATGTGGTGGTGTGATGTTCAATGACGAAATCACGGCAGAAACCATTCATATCATGCATAGAGCCAACTTGAAGTCTGGCTGTACCAGTTTCCTTCCGACGCTTATCACATCTTCTGATGAAAACATGCGCCAAGCTCTTTCTGCAGCACGCGATTATCATAACCAGTACCAAAACCACTCTCTTGGTTTGCACCTTGAAGGTCCTTACTTAAATGTAGCTAAAAAAGGCATCCACAGCCCAGATTTCATCCGCCAATCAGACGAAGCGATGATTGATTTGATCTGCGAGCACCGTGATTTGGTTGCCAAAGTAACCTTAGCACCAGAGCAAAATGCACCAGAGCATATCGAGAAGCTGCGCGATGCTGGCATTGTGGTCTCTATCGGTCACACCAATGCCACTTATGAAGAAGCGCGCAAAGGTTTCGACTCAGGTATTACATTTGCCACTCACCTATTTAATGCGATGACGCCAATGACTGGCCGTGAGCCAGGTGTTGTTGGTGCCATTTACGATTCATCGGATGTGTATGCTGGTATCATTGCTGATGGCTTCCACGTTGACTACGCCAATATTCGCATCGCGCATAAAGTGAAAGGTGAAAAGCTCGTATTAGTGACGGATGCCACAGCTCCGGCGGGTGCTGACATGGAATACTTTATTTTTGTCGGTAAGAAAGTATATTACAAAGATGGTAAGTGCGTAGATGAAAACGGCACCCTAGGTGGCAGCGCACTGACCATGATAGAAGCGGTTCAAAATACAGTTGAACACGCTGGTATCGCTTTGGACGAAGCTCTTCGCATGGCAACGCTCTACCCAGCAAAAGCTATGGGCGTCGACAATAAACTCGGTCGCATCAGAAAAGGCATGGTCGCTAACCTGACTGTGTTTGATCAAGACTTCAATGTTCAAAGCACGGTTGTTAACGGACAATACGAGCAAAATTAA
- the glnS gene encoding glutamine--tRNA ligase, whose amino-acid sequence MSEAEARPSNFIRQIIDKDLADGKHTSVHTRFPPEPNGYLHIGHAKSICLNFGIAQDYQGQCNLRFDDTNPEKEDVEYVESIKNDVSWLGFDWSGEVCYSSNYFDKLYEYAVELINKGLAYVEELSPEQIREYRGTLTAPGKPSPYRDRPVEENLALFEKMRDGGFEEGTACLRAKIDMGSSFMVMRDPVLYRVRFAEHHQTGDKWCIYPMYDFTHCISDALEGITHSLCTLEFQDNRRLYDWVLENITIDCQPRQYEFSRLNLEYTVMSKRKLNQLVTEKLVHGWDDPRMPTISGLRRRGFTPASIREFCKRIGVTKQENMIEFGSLESCIRDDLNENAPRAMAVLDPVKIVIENYEGEGETLTLANHPNKEEMGTREVPFTREVWIEREDFREEANKKYKRLVLGKEVRLRGAYVIKAERIEKDDAGNITTIFCSYDPETLGKNPADGRKVKGVIHWVSADKGLPAEIRQYDRLFTVANPAAADNFAETINPDSLVVINGFVEPSLAAAKAEQGFQFERMGYFCADSKDSTADSLVFNRTVGLRDTWAKIEAK is encoded by the coding sequence ATGAGTGAAGCTGAGGCTCGTCCATCGAACTTTATTCGCCAAATCATTGATAAAGATTTAGCGGATGGCAAGCATACTAGCGTGCATACTCGTTTCCCGCCGGAGCCGAATGGCTACCTGCACATCGGTCACGCGAAATCTATTTGTTTGAACTTCGGTATTGCTCAGGACTACCAGGGTCAGTGCAACTTGCGCTTTGATGACACCAACCCTGAAAAAGAAGACGTTGAATACGTTGAGTCAATTAAGAATGATGTAAGCTGGTTGGGCTTCGATTGGTCTGGTGAAGTATGTTATTCATCAAACTACTTCGACAAGCTTTACGAGTATGCGGTTGAATTAATTAACAAAGGCTTAGCGTACGTTGAAGAGCTAAGTCCAGAGCAGATCCGCGAGTACCGTGGTACGCTAACCGCACCAGGTAAGCCAAGTCCTTACCGCGACCGTCCAGTAGAAGAAAACCTAGCGCTATTTGAGAAAATGCGTGACGGCGGCTTTGAAGAAGGTACGGCATGTCTACGTGCAAAAATCGACATGGGCTCATCGTTCATGGTGATGCGCGACCCTGTTCTATACCGTGTTCGCTTTGCTGAGCACCACCAAACAGGTGACAAGTGGTGCATCTACCCAATGTATGACTTCACGCACTGTATTTCAGATGCGCTAGAAGGCATTACGCACTCACTATGTACACTTGAATTCCAAGATAACCGTCGTCTATACGACTGGGTGCTTGAGAACATCACTATCGATTGTCAACCTCGTCAGTACGAGTTCAGCCGACTAAATCTTGAATACACAGTGATGTCGAAGCGTAAGCTAAACCAACTTGTGACTGAGAAATTGGTTCACGGTTGGGATGACCCACGCATGCCGACCATCTCTGGTCTACGTCGTCGTGGTTTTACGCCTGCATCTATCCGCGAGTTCTGTAAGCGTATTGGTGTAACCAAGCAAGAAAACATGATCGAGTTTGGTTCACTAGAATCTTGTATTCGTGATGACCTAAACGAGAACGCACCTCGTGCGATGGCAGTACTTGACCCAGTTAAGATTGTTATCGAGAACTACGAGGGTGAAGGTGAGACTCTAACGCTTGCTAACCATCCGAACAAAGAAGAAATGGGCACTCGCGAAGTACCATTTACTCGTGAAGTTTGGATTGAACGTGAAGACTTCCGCGAAGAAGCGAACAAGAAGTACAAGCGTTTGGTGCTAGGTAAAGAAGTTCGTCTACGTGGCGCGTATGTGATCAAAGCTGAGCGTATCGAGAAAGATGACGCGGGCAACATCACGACTATCTTCTGTAGCTACGATCCAGAAACGCTAGGTAAAAACCCAGCAGACGGTCGTAAAGTGAAGGGCGTAATTCACTGGGTATCAGCGGACAAAGGTCTTCCAGCAGAGATTCGTCAATACGACCGCCTATTTACCGTAGCAAACCCAGCAGCGGCAGATAACTTTGCTGAAACCATCAACCCTGATTCACTGGTTGTGATTAACGGCTTTGTTGAGCCAAGCCTAGCCGCAGCGAAAGCTGAGCAAGGTTTCCAGTTTGAACGTATGGGTTACTTCTGTGCGGATTCTAAAGATTCAACTGCTGACTCTTTGGTGTTTAACCGTACTGTTGGTCTTCGTGATACTTGGGCCAAGATTGAGGCGAAATAA